TATCTGCCTCTCATCCGAAGAGGGTGATTCCAGGTCAAAGTCTGTATGTCTATAGAGGCGGCTAGTGCGGTATGGAGATCTAAGAAGTTCAGCTGTATTTTGGGCAATTCTTTCTGGAAAAAGTATGCTAGAACTTCTCCTCGCTTGTACATTTTCATCAGAGGaccactgactgtggaaacttgtTTCAGAGGAATCATGGAGGGGGGCTGTGGATACAGACCAAGCCGTCTGCATGCTGGAGGTTTCAGGACAGTCTAAAGTAATCGGGGAGTCATTGTCCCAGAAGCTGTATTGGGATTCGTCCAGGTCTGCTGGAGGTGTTTGCTGTGGACTCGTTTCTTCTTTATCAGTGGACTGAGTGAGCACATCTACAATGGTCTGGTTTAACCAATCTGGACTGGATATTCTTGCCACGAGGGGCAAAAGAACATTGCATGTTATGAGCTCTCCCACCATGTAGCAGCCTGTTCGTGTTTCCAGGTGAGATTTGGGAATAAGGACGTGCATGAGGAGATCTACCAGGGCTCTGGAGTAGCAGAGGTTAGCTGGGCCCGTCAGGGCAGGGTGAGGCAAATCAGCTATACTGTACAACCTCCATAGTTTTTGTGAGTTTGAAAGCGATTGGTCGGAGTCTTCTTGCAGGGTTCGTTGGAGTTCCCTGGCTTGGGTGAAGCTCTGCAGATGGCATCCACAAAGCTCAAGAACCCTCTGGGCCAGCGCTCTCCGGTCCACCTGCTTCGCCCTCCTCTTCAGTTCAGCGGCTGCCTCCAGCATAGCGTCCCTCACCTCCCGTTCAAACTCATCCCCTCCCTTAGAAACAGAATTGCAGTACCAGGATGACACAAAGTCCCGCACAGCCTTGTCAACAGCACTTCGAATTTCGCAGTCCAGTCTTTGTTCACTGTCTGAGGCAGTGTGAACTTGAGGGGACTCACCCAGGGGCAGGAAGTGCTCCAAATGAAGGAGGCTGTTGGCATCCAAAGCGACACGAGATCCCAGCCATCCACCCAGCACTACCAACAGACTGGTGAAGATGCACAGCAGCCACACATTCACCAGAAGATGGAACAGAACTAACCATGTAATCAGAACTACAACTCCAAGAATGCTCTTCTGCCCCAGTAACTCAGAGAGACTCCATGGATTTGGATTGGCAACACCAGGCATTTTGTCACAAGTCAGAGCTCTTTAACTGGAAAGGGATAGACAGACTGTCAAAgaaatcaattaaaataattaaataaaaaataatattagcaAATAAACtgatacaaaacaaaatataaaaaagtaacATCTCAAAACGAAGGGCAGGCAAGATTGTTCTTTATCAGACAAACATTTATATACGGAAAATACTCATGACctgttttcttaaaaaaaaaaaaaaaaagtaccttGTTTTGCCTTTAACTACATTATGACCAGTTAAAGCAGATAAACTCACCacattaataataacatttgaaaacacTATGAATCAATAATTAGTAAAAGGGGTAAAGCAGCATAAAACATTGTTTTCCCATGAAATACATTATTCCAAATGATTCTAaaccaaatttaaaataaataaataaatctgtattAAACGTGACATGCTTTGAGCATGTATGAGAATCTCACCTTTACAGTGTAAAGAATATAAGGATGAGTGCTgttgcatttgaagaaaacttACTGTGTCAGAGAGGCTGATCATTAATCTATATCCGTGACCACATCGCTCATCGTCAGGTAGATGTGCCCAAAAGCAGCATATTAGTTGGTATTGGTCAGTATAACAATGGTATCATTAAAATGGTTTTTGCCTTTCATGTCGTTGCTATCGACGTTTGCAGTCGGTCTAATCTACTTCACTGTAATTAGATTAACATCTAGCAAGCTGTCCACCTCAGACTACACTTCAATCGGTAAAACCCGACTGAACAGCGCCCTCCTACTGCAGCAGCTGTGAAGTTCAACAACAAAAACCTTTCAGGCCGGATTTACCGGTATATTCCAGGGACAAAACTATCCTTTATTTTCTCTACAGGTGATAAatgatcattaaaaaaacaataaatacataaataaaaaagaggAATCCGTTTTAAACAGCCTAGcctgaaattttttttaaaattagataATGAAAATCAATGTAGATTCAggttatttttaagaaataaatagtaataaaaaaaaaaaaaactttgaaatgttaaatatttgtaaatattttaaatgatacaTATTGAATTTCACAGTCGGAAGCAGATAAAATCATAACTGTAACAATTAATAGGATTTAAGATTATTAAAAATGTCCTTTATAagaaatatacaatataatattatttagcCTGGAGTACAGTTTAAAGATTTAGCCTAGTTTTaagatttaaatataatattttggaGTACAAGTCTATCATATGACAACAGAaaacagataaataaaaaataattaggcTAAGCATCATGAAGTAGGCAAGGTAATATTCAGAATGGAGGCTAAATTAGCATATTGCATAGTCAATTCaccaaaaataacttaaataagAACGTGTTAAATAAGAACATGTCACAGCTGACATAGCCTAATGAAACAATGAAACTTTAATGATAAATGAaacttttatttctgtaaatggCTTAAATATGATTACAGAGGGTTAAAAGAAAAACTCATACGGATATAGGCTACAACAACCTAAAAGACAGATCCAGATCTGCCTTGCCATTTTAGATTCTTTCTTTGATCTTTCTGCTTTTGCACACGTGTTTTCCCTGAAAGGGGCAGATTTGTTTCTTGCACTCCCAGCACAGCTGAACATCATGGTCTTCATCAGCATTGTCCTTATGACAAAGATCGCAGCCTTCGTTTTTCAGTTTACTCCGAACCAGTCGTCGAAGCTCCCTGCGTTTATTGTCATCCACACAGCACGCCACGTCAATCACCGTGATGCGACTGGGGTCCCACACACAGTCCTCTTCGCGTCCAGACTTGATGGTGGAGATTTTGCTGTTTGGCGGAACCCACGCGGAGTCGTACCCGTTGCTGTGCCACGATGTCTGGAGAGGATGATTGTCACAGTCTATTTTCTTAACTTTTCCAACACGCACCCGCAGTTTGAAAAcgattttgtcttttttgtcaGTATTGAGCGGGTAACACTTAGCTTTATCAATGTTACGACTGACATAAACCCCGGGGCCCAGCATTCCTTTTGTGGAGGGTACAAATCCGTTATTAATGATAGCCACGGCGTTTGTCAAATGTGCGCCGTGAAACATTGTGTATACTCGGTCTGACTTCGGTTCCTGGTTCTCGGACAGAGACCTGCTGCGGTCTTTAACAGCTTTCCAGCCACAGAAAGACACCTCTCTCTCCATTCTAAGATTGAACACGTAGATTGAATTAGTATTTGCACCCactaaaacagctttttatatttaaaatccaCGGAAATCAACGTTAAAAGGGAAAATATGCTCACCTTCTTCAAGATCATCTATGGTAGCCTACCCGATAACTTTTTACTTTCGATTTCTACTTTCGTTTActtggaaaataaaaaaatatcgcGAGATTCTAAAAGCTTTAGTCATCGTCGATCTCACAAAACGATGTGTTAAAACATTAGTCacacataaaatatgttttatgagtagcctaaatgtaaaaaaaaaaaaaaaaaaaaaaacattcccaCGACAGCTTTCTATTTCTGCCTATAGCCTAATATATCAGCCTATATAAAGTAGACTAAATCGTTTTACAGGTATAGTCCCAGTAGTATTTGCCTTtgatgcactgtaaaaaaaaaaaaaaaaaaaaaaaaaaaaaaaaaaaaattgatcacGGGGAGTTCCATATATAGGCCTAACATATAATAGCTATTTGTTTCCATCCAATAACTTGCCAAAAGTTTTGTCAATTAGTTGTCACTAAGCAGCTCGTAAAACTTTGATTTTGCTTTAAAAGTTAAGAAAGTTAGTTTTAAAAACTTACATTCTTTAAAGTTTAGTGGGggttgattttttatttttttatttacagtgattACAGCATGAATTTTCCATTCATTGATTTTAAATACAGTCCTTAGCCTGTCCACCTATACACACCTAATCTCCTCTAAAAAGGAAAGTTTTTGACGCAGGGCCtctttgtaagaaaaaaatatatatatacgtttatatatatattctattgtCTTCATCTTCTGTGTAGCTACTGTAAGGAAAATTACCTTTTCCTCTTTTTTCCCTCGCTATCATATTCAGCTTTTAAtacggctgtcactctctccaTTTTTCAACAGTGCAGCCTTAATAGTGTACTCTGATCTACAGTAGATGCAAATTATTAAGAAACGTCTCCAAGCCAGTTATTTGCATTTAACCAAATGATGAAGGCTTCACAAGCGAAACCATGTGAAGGGTATGAATAGAGGTGCGCGAGCTGACCATAAGCTACATATGACTACTTAAGTTTTTAAATCTTCTCTCTTCCTTTGATATAATGAACGTGGTATGAGTTCTGCTGGAATAGGAATCAAAATTGAAGACCTGAGACAACTGGCAACGCTCGGCTAAAATTATGATGGAGACAGGTGAGAGTTTGTGAAaagtattttagtatttttatacattttattcgaGGTTTCATTTATAACGCATTAAGGCtgtatactacatttacatTCAATGTGCTCACGTAAGTATTCGTAATTTATAAACACCGTTGTTGTGTTACAAATGTATGTCGAGAATTGTATAACATAACATTTGTTCGCTCTTTTCATCTAAATATATCTACCTACCAAAATCTAATTGTGAGAAAGAACGTGTCACTTGCTGCaaagtaaatgtaatttattaaaagAACCTATCTTGGCCCTGTTATAGAACGTAAAAAATACATCAATTAAAAGTTACTTTAAATAGACTACTTTTTAAAATCTGTATAGCAACTCacatgtgaaaatgaaatgcTTTGAAATACGGATTCTAATTGTGGTAAAAGTAATTACTTCTTAAAAGCTGACAGAAATGGGAagtaaacaacaaaatgcaCCTCAGCTGGGCTTTTGGCACTCTGaatgatttatttttctaaGAATTTGGGCGATAGGCTACATTAAAAGTGCCTGTTATCTCAAAAGTGAAGACAAAGAGTGTAGTAAATATAGGCTACCTAAATGTAGTCGTATATCTTCAATTAAACCCAGGAAAACATTCAAGACCCCTCTTTTCTCTTTATGTCATGTACTGCCATTTATGACTGTTAACGGGTGGATTGTGACATCAGGCTAAATGACTGTGCGTGCACACCCTAGACCACAGGtgagacaggtgtgtgtgtgtcagagagagaaagacgaGATATGAGTCTACCATTGAAAACTGATATTGGCCGTATTGGAACACAAGACAACCAAGGAGAAATTCCACTCCTAAAagagaaaacagctgtttgCCTAAGGATCTAAATTTGAAACATTGTGATCTAAAAGCCTAACAATACATGTTAAATTGTTTGTTTAACACTATGTATTTTGCAATGATTTTTCCTCAGGCATGGGTGTGCAGCATGGTTAATGCGTTCTCAGTTAGAGATTTACAGCTGGAAGTTCTCAAAGTCCTGCAAagtttaattttgttgttttctatTGAAACTGAAGACCATTACTGGGTAGTGTTTGAATAGAGTTGTATCTCCAGTCGCTAGGAGATGAACTCCAACATAACGTTAAtattctttttaaattattgtcaAGAATTAGCACATAAAATCTATTttactcacaattctgtttcCACTCCTAAAGCATGCCAACTCTCATCAACAAAGGAAAACATAAGGCCATGATGGATCAATTTCTTAATTAGTAATACCACAAGTAGGGACTTGTTTAGAAGAAATGCATACTGTtcacatttaacacattttatagatcttatttgaatattttatttaaaaaattgctTAGCAATAAAACCTTCCAGATTTCATTCACAGTCTAATTCAGGATTAGTCCaacttataaaaaatattttaaaattgaaataataaaaaaactaataaataaaaatggtatagAAACCGTTTTAAATAGGCTACTTttaatcaacttttttttttttttttttttttaaagtgttgaATAAAGAGTTAATTAAGTTTGCTTACTGAAGACATAGGTCGGAGGTTCCAAGCAGCAGGTTCTTCTTGAATAAGACTTACTGGGGTACCCTATAGATGTTTAGATGTTGCATATATGGTCAGGTATGACAATTCATGATTCATCAatgatttaaattatatataacataGAACAAATAATCATTTATCAATTCAGTTAACAAGTACCACCTGTGAATGGAATAAATAAActgctttttttcccttttttttttttttacagagtcaaaacaaaaacaaaacaaatctacaTTATCATATGGCTGTGAGACTATTGTAAAACCTGTGAACACTTAAAGCAACCTTATTGTGAAtgctgaatgtattttattattttatgtctATTTGTGGTTTATTTTATCAATAGATGCCCATGTGAAAAAAGACTTGTTAATATCCACAACAAAGCAACAATAGTCTAACACAATAGTGTGGATATTACCAAGTCTTGTTTTGTGATAAAAAAGAAGCATTGTATCTATTGATAAAATaaaccatgaaataaaaaaaaattgtggacTAAGTATCTTTTGTGCAATTTCCCAGTGTTTACAGGCTGAAAAATAACTATAAGTTTCACAGTCATATgataatgtagtttttttttttttttttttgtagtttctttttaataaatgatttgttGAACTGTAAAGTCACTGCTTGAAGTGTAAAGTCACTATCCATGTGCAAAACTTCGGAAACATACTTTATTTGCATTTCAGTATTATATAGGTTCATATAAATACATGTAGtcaattcattttttacatttattctgaCGGGTTACTCCAGAAACATCAGATTAACCAGAGATATTTGACCAGAGATTAACCAGTCAGATATTTATTCGGAAAAAGACAtgaaacactgtaaaaaatatttctttttccCCACAGAGTATTCCAAGAGAGTATACCAAGGTGTCAGAGTCAAGCACACGGTCAAAGATCTTCTTGCAGAGAAGCGATTACGACAAACAAATGCACCCCGATTCAGCGTAAGTTAGCCATCATTTTCACGCTGTCTTGTCTGATGTTCTTAAATATTATCTTGATCATCCCATATCCATAAGTGTTTTAACTATACAGTTGATAGTTTTTGAATCAAAGAAATTTACACTCACAATATACAAAGAAACAAAAGTATAAGTTAAGATATCTCTCACACAGCAACAGTATTCAGAGCATCATGTCCGTGTTACTTTTAAGAGATAAATATCAGGCACACCTGCCAAAATCAGATCTACCTTCCTGAAAGGGGACAGACAGGCATTGTTACCAGTAGACGGTTAAACCCAAGCCTTAACCGAGGGCATCACTGAGGGATTTGCtaacaaaatacaaaagaacAGACAGTCCTTGTGAACTCCTGCTGCAAGTTGTTgtctgcttttgttttgttttgtgtcctTTACTGAAACTAATGGACCAGTCGGTTCATGCAAATTCCTCAGATGGGGTGGTTGGCCAACTTATATCTGAACAATGGTCTGGCAAAGACATACCCATTCTACAAGATAAACAAAAAGCACTCATAAAATCATTTTAGAAACAAATAGTTAACTACTATAAGAATTCCATTTCCAGAATGTAATTAAAAAGTGCCTCTATGTATGGCGATGTATTGACTGCAAGTCTCTAACAAAGAACGATATCTGCTAAACAAATGAACTTAATTCCATTGTGTTCTTCTCCGGCAAGTCTTAAGAGTCAACTGGGATATGTTCCCAGTCATCCAATGATTTCTTTAGATCCTTGTGGCAAAATCTCATGAGAAGAGTACACACTCCACCAGAGGCAAGTGTACACATGGAGCGAGGGTGGGGGGGGGGCACTGATGTGACACTGGCAAATCATATTCAAATATCCTCCCACATGATTTGCCTGGCTTTCAACAGAACAAGCACTAAAACTTGAGCCTTCCTGTCTTTTTCTCCATATTCTCACTGGCAGCAAGTCAAGCAAAATACAAAGCAGCCCACTGGGGGTTCTTTGCTTCCCTTCGCCTCTACATTGTAGGGGGGATTCATGTGTTTTTATTACACGCTGTCTTCTTAAGTGAAGTTTatgagaaacacacacatagacacacTGTGTTATGTCAATGACAATGACTTTTTTTGGTTTTCAGACAAGCAGCAGTACCTCTCAGCCAGCTTTTGTGCCAATGCCCGGTGAGTCCGTCTGGTAAAGCTTATACACAGCTAGATCTAATTAGATATGTTCAGATCTAACAGGTGTGCTCAGTGAGAGGCTAATTCATCTTGAATCAGGGAGTTAACTGAATTTCCTGCTTCCTCTTGCAGGGTCACACGTGCTTCCTGGTTACTACAGTATGCGAAGATCCTTTCTCCCAGACTCAGAGCTCTGCCATCCCATGAAGCAGTACTCATCACCAGACACTTACTCTTCAGCACTGGGAAGCAAGGCCTTTTCGTACGACCACCCCTCCACTTACCCTTCCTTTATCGACAGCTACTACACTCCTGATTCATATGGAGATTACAGAGGGCCAACGTCTTATACCACCAGCGGAGGGTCACTGTTTCCACCGTCTACACTACCAACACTACTACCAGCCCTGTCTGGAGAGTCATCGTCACACTTGCTCTTGGTATTCAAACTTcttacaaattatattatttgggtCAATGATGTAAAAGTGTGTCCATGATGAATAAAAACGCTAATTTTACTAATTTAGATAAGAACACAATGGTTAGATTCTTAGAAATGTGCTTTTTGCGTTCATGTTGGCTTCatatggtttttaaaaaaataaacattatagcATTTTCAAGAAAGCTTTTAATTCAGTAACTCTAAAAATGTCCATCAAGAGATTATTatcaagctatttttttttaacaaatatcaTTGATTTTCTAAATATCATTTATGAATATCATACATTTTGGGTGAAGATTGAAATtagtaagattaaaaaaataataacacttattagcaaggacacattaaattgacaaaaagtagcagtaaacacattttaacattaaaaaaaacatttaacattctgttaatcaaagaattctggaataaaatgtatcacaatttaaaaaaaaaaaaaactaagctgCACAAGCATTTTcaagattgataataataagaaatgtttcttgagcagcaaatcggcttattagaatgatttctgaaggatcatgtgactctgaagtctggagttatgatgctgaaaattcagctttgccatcacagaaataaattttaaaatatattacaatagaagacagatattttaataatatttcacaatattacagtttatactgtattttacaaataaatgcagacttggtgagaataagagacttctttcaaaacattataATATCTCTCAGACTCTAAACTTTCGAACAGTATTGTACAACCTGACATAATCATTGCCTTGTCATAAAAagacagaatttaaaaaaaggttGCACCACATGATTTTGtggataaatgtttttttcaaatattaatacaaaatttgatgcatttttgttttgtcaaaaaataataaaaaaaaaacacttaggtttttcttttcttgcatTTCATTCTTTAATTACTCTTTTCTTCTTCATTACGATATCACCTTGACATTTTtgtcacacaaaaatgaatataGAAATTGAAAGATTAATAgacaaaaatagacaaaaaaaacaagtgtCTTGTCATTGTCCCATTTTCTAACCATATTAATGAAAAGATTAATAAGCAATATTGTTTTTTCAATAGGGTGTTGCATTATTTATTGttcattttactgtatttattgcATTGTATTATGTctgtatttctctattttaTCTccattttctgtttttgtaGCACTGTGGGAATATGAAAAGcgcgttataaataaaattcataatttttattatttctctaTGCTCAGAGAGACCCTTGGGATCAGCCGTCAGAGGACccagtcagtcagtcagaagTCATATGTCCTGAGGGTCCAGCCCCCGTGGCAGACTCACCATCTCTGGGAGGGCCGGACTCTGGCGGATCCTCTCCATACCGTCTATCCACGGGGCGCAGCGGGAGCTCCATCCCACCAAGCTCTCAGCCTTATACTCTACAACCCCTGGAAGATGTCCCCTACCCAGCAGCATCCTACACCTCTGCCTCCAGCTACTCCTGCCCACAGTACATGGTGACACCTGGAGATCTGGCTGTGGTGAAGATGACAGCCGTCACCTCAGAGGAGGCTAGTGGTGGAGTGGTGTCTCTCAGTGACACTACATCCTGGGCTAAAGATGATGGAACTGGCTCCTGGTTGTCCTATGAGACTAGGAGGGCTTTTTAAGAGGCTTAAATGACAATACAAACATTGTGGACTAATCATTTGCAATTACACAGCCTCTCTATTCTTATACAGAAGGAGATTTATATACATCCATCATAAAGATGACCTCCTCAAGAAATGCTGATCACAATACAACACAATTTTTAAACTTGATATTGCGTAAGGATACAACAAAAATATGTGCTGATAGTTTAGTTAATTCAGGTTTTcattatgcattttaaatgtcCAAGCGTTCTAGGATTAATTAGAAGCAATGCTCGCTTTTTCCCtctttcatacatttttaattgtaacATCAATCCTCAAAAGAAAAGTCAAGAATATAACTAGCGAATAATACCAAAGAACACTTTAAGACAACAATGTTGGACTTTTGTCAGGAATgccaatatataaaaataaacatgttttggcTAAAAGAAAGTGTGTTATCTTTATAGAATAGAAGAGAAGAGCTGTTACCTCTCGATATGAGTCCTGTTGTTAGGACGCTATAGCGTTGTTAAGTTAAGGCCCCCTTAGTGACAGGACTGAATGAGGACACGAACACATCGCCTGTTCAAATTTCTGTTACTTCGGTCAACTTATCTCTTATAAGTCAGGCATTTATCAAGCAATTAAACTATCCAACTAATATAcaaaatatgaatgtatattcAAAAACATGCTAGTCAAAATAAGTTATTTAAATTTGCAATAACTTTTATAAGGGCTTCTGTTTGTGAGCCACCACGTTGCTAGgcgctttttgtttttgttccacTGGAGAGCAGCGCACGTCAAACTTTCGGAAGTTTGTTCTACATTATGTTACCGTATTTCTTTTCAGAGACCATTTTTTGATTACAGTTACTTGTAATAGTTTTAAAGTCAACATCATTCACGGGAGTATGAATCTATAAGTAGACGTTGCTTTGCAGTTGCCGTAAGGATCAAATGATAAAGTCCATCTAATAAAAGCCGTGCACTAGCTTAGCCTAGTTTGTCCGTTTCGCCTAAGTCTGTCTTGCTTTCCTCCTACTTTTCAACTGCAAAACAAGCCATGAGGAGAAAACTGCCTAAATGATATGCTTACGTGCGTTCACTGTGTAATGAGTTTTTACTAGCTTAGCTGAAAAGTCACTGGACTCTTCCTCTGGGTCAAGGCTTCATCGCTGATGATGGATCAGTATCATATTTTGGAGGTTATCGGGGAAGGGTCATTCGGTCGAGTGTACAAAGGCCGCAGGAAGTTTAGCGGCCAGGTGAGCACTGCATGTTCACCGCGGTGTCAGAAATGCACATTTTCTTTGCCCAGTGGGATTGATTTTCAGGGACACCTTTATGAGGGCATTTGTTTCTAAACATATAATAACACAGCGTTTCCTCCATATAAATTAAATCTCAGTTTGAACaatgggaaaaaaacaaaacaaaacagtgttCAGAACATCAGTCAGCCATTTAGAATCAAGCATTCTAGAGTCTCGTGATATCAATTTGCTGGTCACTTTTTATTCTGTCTACATTGTAGCAAATTTTGATATAATTTGGATGTTTTCATAATTGTTTGGgctaattttatatttttctttcatcaaaaagcatgtcatATTAACCCCACATTCACGACCCTTACATCCAAGTCATTAAATACAAAGAAAATAACAATTATAAAAGAAACTGACTTTATTAAAGACAGAATCCCTCTCTGTCTGAGTAACATCACTTTATTTTCTAGGTCGTGGCTCTGAAGTTCATTCCCAAAGTTGGCCGCTCAGAGAAGGACCTGCGCAGTTTGAAAAGAGAGATTGACATCATGAGGGGGCTTAAGCATCCCAACATAGTGCTGCTTTTAGACAGCTTTGAGACAGAGAGGGAGGTATGATTGTCACAGCCTACTCCCAAGTCATGTTACATTTTCCACTGTTCCATCTCTGTTCCTACAGTATAACCTGGTGCTTCCAGTATAACGGCTTATTGAATGAAACATAGCTCCCAGGGTTCACAATTTTAACATTCAAATTTCTAGTTTTCGTTGGCAAAATGTAGAATATGTTTAGACGTTAGGATACTGGCGTAGGTACAAAAGCTTGTGACTTTGATCGTCCCATAAAATGTGTAACTGAAAAAATTATCAGTGagaacagtttaaaaaaaaaaaaaaaaaaaaaaaaaaacaggactGAATTTGTGTCAGAGGAATAATTAGAGCATGTATTCCTCTGGCAGGTGGTGGTGGTGACAGAGTATGCAGAGGGTGAGCTGTTTCAAATCCTGGAGGATGATGGGAGTTTACCTGAAAATCAGGTACATCAGCAGTCACACTGTTTTACAGACAACTCAACGAATTAAATTTGTACCATTCCAAGATAATGAATGTAGGTGTATGAAACTAGAACTATCTTAAGACCTGGTTTGCATTTTATATCTTTCTAGAATTTCTTTTTTATGCatataaaacttaaaatatgccatacaaaataagaataaatatcATACCATTTAGCCAAAGGTAAATGTATTTTTGGAAAATGCATACAATTCATCATATAGTTgatcacttttatttttttgatctGATGATGCTGAATTTACTGCTGCTCAGACCTCTTAACTGGAACACACTCACCTGCTAACCTGTTATCATACTTCTTATGTAGGTGTGTGAAATAGCCTGCCAGCTTGTTTCTGCCCTGTATTATCTGCACTCCCATCGCATTTTGC
This DNA window, taken from Megalobrama amblycephala isolate DHTTF-2021 linkage group LG4, ASM1881202v1, whole genome shotgun sequence, encodes the following:
- the snx19a gene encoding sorting nexin-19a isoform X3, whose protein sequence is MPGVANPNPWSLSELLGQKSILGVVVLITWLVLFHLLVNVWLLCIFTSLLVVLGGWLGSRVALDANSLLHLEHFLPLGESPQVHTASDSEQRLDCEIRSAVDKAVRDFVSSWYCNSVSKGGDEFEREVRDAMLEAAAELKRRAKQVDRRALAQRVLELCGCHLQSFTQARELQRTLQEDSDQSLSNSQKLWRLYSIADLPHPALTGPANLCYSRALVDLLMHVLIPKSHLETRTGCYMVGELITCNVLLPLVARISSPDWLNQTIVDVLTQSTDKEETSPQQTPPADLDESQYSFWDNDSPITLDCPETSSMQTAWSVSTAPLHDSSETSFHSQWSSDENVQARRSSSILFPERIAQNTAELLRSPYRTSRLYRHTDFDLESPSSDERQISSESLKRTDTDFCDCISPSDFCGLVCLEEDTLGLLGKCFGQNMIASEPPSPLESTVEESQVRPLTNTSNSIPRSLGLDSLVFENLGTLEGPITIQNLQIIGTITAKEQRSNSTHPYTLYTVKFETASDSDCSDQPVMYHMVNRRYTEFLNLQTRLEERPDLKKLIKNVKGPKKLFPDLPFSNLDTDKVEARRSQLELFLRKLCSIPEAANSEEMQEFLALNTDATAAFQKKPSSSRIDKMVENIVDTLKTAFPRPEPQSPTEEGDPQRKPRLRFSSKIAPTLNVPSLQPKVTYSFSERCSVLRGFSLSDLEGFVEEQEKLVDGGVRSHFAGGRHIREQRSVEKRGRGAGPVELALYRKHPEDH
- the gig2o gene encoding grass carp reovirus (GCRV)-induced gene 2o, which encodes MEREVSFCGWKAVKDRSRSLSENQEPKSDRVYTMFHGAHLTNAVAIINNGFVPSTKGMLGPGVYVSRNIDKAKCYPLNTDKKDKIVFKLRVRVGKVKKIDCDNHPLQTSWHSNGYDSAWVPPNSKISTIKSGREEDCVWDPSRITVIDVACCVDDNKRRELRRLVRSKLKNEGCDLCHKDNADEDHDVQLCWECKKQICPFQGKHVCKSRKIKERI
- the pou2af2 gene encoding uncharacterized protein C11orf53 homolog, with the translated sequence MMETEYSKRVYQGVRVKHTVKDLLAEKRLRQTNAPRFSTSSSTSQPAFVPMPGSHVLPGYYSMRRSFLPDSELCHPMKQYSSPDTYSSALGSKAFSYDHPSTYPSFIDSYYTPDSYGDYRGPTSYTTSGGSLFPPSTLPTLLPALSGESSSHLLLRDPWDQPSEDPVSQSEVICPEGPAPVADSPSLGGPDSGGSSPYRLSTGRSGSSIPPSSQPYTLQPLEDVPYPAASYTSASSYSCPQYMVTPGDLAVVKMTAVTSEEASGGVVSLSDTTSWAKDDGTGSWLSYETRRAF